A window of Pomacea canaliculata isolate SZHN2017 linkage group LG3, ASM307304v1, whole genome shotgun sequence contains these coding sequences:
- the LOC112559230 gene encoding uncharacterized protein LOC112559230, producing the protein MQIAAVVFGLITAILINKGHAIDCHQCQAIVSDTCLDPYDPVENEGNLGSCDDDYVCTKFTTVQQLRDSGYMDGWVRNSVVVTRSCEAANNLPEGCIKFQGANSFTIKCRCGSSGCNSAASLLPGAFAVLILGFASLWLCIERL; encoded by the exons ATGCAGATAGCGGCCGTTGTTTTTGGCTTAATTACAGCCATTTTAATCAACAAAG GACATGCCATAGATTGTCATCAATGCCAGGCAATCGTATCTGACACCTGCTTAGACCCTTACGATCCAGTGGAGAATGAAGGCAACCTGGGTTCGTGTGATGATGACTATGTCTGCACCAAGTTCACGACCGTCCAGCAGTTGCGGGATTCTGGTTATATGGATGGCTGGGTCAGAA ATTCAGTTGTAGTAACACGTTCTTGTGAAGCTGCCAACAACCTCCCAGAAGGCTGCATCAAGTTTCAGGGTGCCAACAGTTTCACCATCAAATGCCGTTGTGGAAGTTCTGGCTGCAACAGTGCTGCTTCACTTCTTCCTGGTGCATTCGCAGTGCTGATATTGGGTTTCGCGTCACTATGGCTGTGTATTGAAAGATTGTGA